TCCACCTGTTGttgaaagggaaggggggagcagGACTCCTGCAGGTGttagggggtggggctgggcattGGGCCCAAGGGAGCCTTTTGTTCTGGTTACAATCTCTGGATTGAATGACAATGACTTTGTTCTgcttcagggatttttttttttctttcaaccctCAAGAAAAATCTTTTCTGGGTTCTCTGAGGTTGACGGAAATGGTTGTATAACTCCAATAAGGGCTGAAATACAAGCTACGGGTGGATAAGAGAGCCTGGAATGTTCTCTCTGTTGGCTTCCTAAGCAGTGTTCCCTGAACGGGTCTACTGTTTTTCTTTGGGTAGAGCCAAAATTTAAGGATGCTGTCACCAGAAGCCTACCTATGGGCTAGGGAATCcttatagttctatttttagttttttgaggaaccctcataaggatttgtttttttttggcagtcctggggcttgaactcagggcctgggtgctgtccctgagctccttttgctcaaggctagcactctatcacttgagccacagcgccacttccagccatttctgtgtatgtggtcctgaggactcgaacccagggcttcatgcatgctaggcgagcactctacctctaagccacactcccagctggAGGAAGAGTCTTGACCCTAGGACAGCCCCTTCTTCACCCAGCCTTCTCCGGTTTGACCTTGGCTGTCCTGCAGGAGGACCCCTCCCTGGAGAGACATTTTAAGGGCCACCGCGATGCAGTTACCTGCGTGGACTTCAGTCTCAACACGAAGCACCTGGGTAAGAGAAGGCATCCGGGCCCAGGAACCTCCCTGCGAGATGTTGTGTCGGGGAGCAGAGCGTGGTGCTTTGTCGAGATCCCATCTTGCTTCCCCCTGCCAGCTTTCTGGCCTTCACAGGCTCCATTGTGTACATACAAAGAATGTGAAGCTCAGAGAGACGAGGGACCCCATTCAGGTCACACAGCCTTGCACAGTAAGGGACTCTGTGGTGTGGCAATGGGCTGTCAAGTGGCCCCGTAGATCCCCTTGCCCACAGCAACGTGGCACATAGCAGGATGCTGGAAAGAGCCAGGACCGTCCCCTTCCCCGACACCCCATGGCTCTCTTTTGGGGGCGCCCCCTCCTTGGCCATGGGAAGGCTCCCACTCAGCTTGCTTATTCCCCTAGTTCAGTCTCACCGCTTACCCTCTTGCCAAGGCCTCCCCCGGAGGCCATTGGTCTGGAATTCGctgtaggcagagagggaggcAAAGCCGTCTTTTGCTCCGTGCTGGGTGCTCCGGCTGTTGGCAGGGTTGGGCATTTTTAGCGGTACAAGGCCCTCTGAGTCAGGCCGGCTCCGTGCGGTGAGACAACACAGGGAATTACACCCTCATGATTTCAGTTGTCACCCCCACATGAGTGAGTTTTCCTGGCCCCCAGACTCTGGGCGCCCCTGGGGAAGGTGGAGCAGGACCTCTGGCCCCCTGCGCGACCCTCGCGGAGCTGAGGCCACAGACCCCAGAGCCAAGAGTCACGGCCTCGCCCGCCCTCCTCAGCCAGCAGTTCCATGGACTCGTGCCTGATGGTCTGGCACATGAAGCCCCAGTCCCGCGCCTACCGCTTCACCGGCCACAAGGACGCCGTCACCTGTGTGAACTTCTCTCCCTCCGGACACTTGCTCGCCTCAGGTTCCCGGGACAAGACGGTCCGCATCTGGGTACCCAACGTGTGAGTTGAAGATTTCGAAGGAGCCGggcagctgtggctcacacccgtcatcctagctactcaggaggctgagatctgaggattagggttcaaagccagatcgggcaggaaagtttgggagactctttttttttttttttttggccagtcctgggccttggactcagggcctgagcactgtccctggcttcttcccgctcaaggctagcactctgccacttgagccatagcgccgcttctggccgttttctgtatatgtggtgctggggaatcgaacctagggcctcgtgtatccgaggcaggcacgcttgccactaggctatatccccagccctgggagactcttatctgcaattaactaccagaaaactgggactggtgctgtggctcagagtggtagagcaccagcctggagcaaaagatactcggggacagcgcccaggccctgagttcaagcccctggactggggcTTGATCATTGCCTGGGACCCCGGGGCCCAGAGCTGTCCCCACCAAGGAGGTCTGGACTCAGTGAGGCCTATGGCTTCCCACTTAAGGAAGCACCACCAGAGGCCGGGGCTTCCGTGGGGGCCCTCCCCTCTGGCTGCCTCAGTTGCCTCCTGCTGCTTGGCTCTGTGGGATGGCTCTGGCTTCCCCTGGGATGTCTAGGGGTTcaggcctgggctgaccttgaggGTGGGGAGAGCTTCGGCGTACCTGTGGGTGTCCTGTCACCATCACGAGTTCCCTGAAGGGAGTCATCCTTGTAGCAAGGGCGAGTCGACTGTGTTTCGTGCACACACAGCCACAGTGAGGAGTGTCCACTTCTGCGGCGATGGCCAGTCCTTTGTGACAGCATCTGATGACAAGACGATCAAGGTGTGGTCTACTCATCGCCAGAGGTTCCTCTTCTCCCTGAGCCAGCACATCAACTGGGTCCGCTGTGCCCGGTGAGCACTGCCCTGTCGGGAGACCCCGGAAGGACTTGAGCTGTGACCCCGGGCACCCCTTAGCCAGTccctggtttcctcatctgtagaatGTCAGTAgaaattgtccttttttttttttttttaaaatgtgtgtggtcctggagcttgaactcagagcctgagcatttttttgttcaagagtagcactctaccacttgagccacagctccacttttggcctttttattttttgagtagtttattggaaatcagagtctctcagactttcctgcccaggctggctttgaacccctattcccaagtctcagcttcctgagaagctaggggtGACAGGTTCGAGCAGACACTTCTGGCAGCTCGGTGATGTCAGTGTACCAAACAGATGAGAAAACCAGGCTGGGAACGCACCGTGCCTTCCCTGGGGGCACGCCGGGTGAGCGGCAGAGTCTCCCTGGCACTGGCTTGCCTGCTTTCCGCAGGCCCTTCTCCTCGGAGGTTGGTCCGGCCCCACAGCGACCTGATGGGGTCTttgggccgtgggggggggggggcggggtgcttCCCAGCTCTGGTGTGGAAGGCAGTGCTCTGCGCGTGGGGAGCCACTTTTCACGGTCTCCTGCTTCAGCTCCTTCCACAGGGCTTCCTCGTGTCAAATCTCTCTGCTCCAGAGGAGGGGGTCCGGATGGCCTGGGGCACGTTAGGGCACCATGGGAGTCAGAGGTTGGGGGGGTCTATTGAGCTATCCTCTTTGGAGATGCAGGTCAAGCTCATGGTTGCCTAGCTCCTCAGTCCTGGGAGTTCTAAAGTCCTGAGAACAGCTGGGACCAGGCAGCAAAATGGCGTGACCCCCACCTACGACCggcttgttgggggggggggcgtcccaaGATCACCATGTTCCTGGGCTGGTGCTAACAGCCACGCCCCTCTGCTCTTGAGCTCTGTGTGAGCGGAGGACACAGGCATGTCTTCATCCTCAGGCTGGTAATGCCCTCAGGTGGTACCGGCCATGTGCCTCCCGGGGTTCCGGGGTGCCTTGTGCTACCTGCCGCTTTCCCGTGGGGCGGCCACTGCTGTTTTCCAGGGAAGCCACCTGCCCACTCGGGATCGGAGCCAGGGATGGGACCCTCAGCCATTCACGGGGCTGGCACGGGGCCCCGCCAGGGAAGGCGGTTGAGGAGAAGGGGCGTGGGCGCCTGTGGGGAGTCTGCTAATCGGCACTGTGGCCACGGGCTCAGGTTCTCCCCTGACGGGCGGCTCATCGTGTCCGCTAGCGACGACAAGACCGTCAAGCTGTGGGACAAGACCAGCCGGGAATGCATCTACTCGTACTGCGAGCACGGCGGGTGAGTCTCCCAGGCTGCCCGCCCTCCGTGGGTGATGGGCACGGGTCCGGGGAGTCCCAGGAGCCTCCAGGGCTGGCCCTAGAGGGTGGCAGCCATGTCTCTGCTCCTCTTTAGCTCCGTGGATGGAacattcaccccccccccccccgcctgtctCCCACAAACAACAGGAATGCCCAGCGTCAAGCCATGTAACGCCCCGGGCCTCGTCACTTTCTAGTCCTCAGCACCGTGCGTGTCCAGGAGTAGTTGAACTCGGTCCCCTCCAGTGCCTTCCAGCTCACCCGCGTCACTGTGGCGATGGCCCCTACTGGGGCACGTCCTCACGAAAGGGAAGAGCCAGCCCTCGATTGGTTAAGGGGCTCATTTTTCCGGGTTCCTAAGTGGATGCCCGTCTCTGCCCTGCTTATCTAGATTGgggcgccaccccccccccccaggccaggggCCCCTCCTGAGACAGCCTGGGTATCTCACGCGGGCACAGGGGGCGCTTGGTCTGTCTGGAGCTCTAGGCTCAGggacacacgggggggggggggggtgtccctccTGTGCCGGGGCTGACGACAGTCCCGTCTTTCTTTCCCAGGTTCGTCACTTACGTGGATTTCCACCCGAGCGGGACGTGCATCGCCGCCGCCGGCATGGACAACACAGTGAAGCTGTGGGACGTGAGGACTCACCGGCTGCTGCAGCATTACCAGCGTGGGTGTCGAAAGGGCCACGGCGGGATCGGGCCGGGACTGGGgctcgcctagcacgcacgaagccccgggttcgatccctcagcaccacacgtATAGAGAAAGCcgggagcggcgctgtggctcaagtggtagagtgccagccttgagcagaaagaagccagggacagcgctcaggccctgagttcaagcccccaggacaggcaaaaagaaaaggcaacgGGAGGCACTGCACATAGGCCGAGTGCTTGGCCCGTTACCAGGGGCCTGAAGTAGGGAGGagtcttgggggtcaggtgaggGCAAACTTTGCAGGGTTGGGGAGAAAATCCAGCAGGGAGTGGAAGACGGACTCTGTCGAATGTGGCGTTGGCAGGTCACTCCCGGGGTGACGGCGGCGGGTGGGGAGGGCGTCTGGTGAGCAGGAACAGAGCAGCTGGCACCAAGTGGGAACGAGGCGCCTGTTAACAGGGGCTGGTCCAGGCCTGTAGTTCCCGACGACGACCACCAGGTGGCAGGGCCCAGCCGCCAGAAGCAGGTCATTCCCACACGGGGCGCTCCGCCCTGGGTCCCCCCTGCTCTCTCTCAGCCTTCGGGACAGAGTCGCCTTGGGGACCCCTCTCCACTTGGAGAGGCGTGGCCTGTCCCTTCCTTCAGGCTCATGGCCTCGGGGGGCGGGCTGTGCGCAGGAAGGAGGGCTTGGAGGGTGATTTGGCCGGGCACCGGGCACTCGTTTCCCACGTGGCTTTCCAGCGCCGGCGGTTG
Above is a genomic segment from Perognathus longimembris pacificus isolate PPM17 chromosome 26, ASM2315922v1, whole genome shotgun sequence containing:
- the Poc1a gene encoding POC1 centriolar protein homolog A isoform X3; the encoded protein is MDSCLMVWHMKPQSRAYRFTGHKDAVTCVNFSPSGHLLASGSRDKTVRIWVPNVKGESTVFRAHTATVRSVHFCGDGQSFVTASDDKTIKVWSTHRQRFLFSLSQHINWVRCARFSPDGRLIVSASDDKTVKLWDKTSRECIYSYCEHGGFVTYVDFHPSGTCIAAAGMDNTVKLWDVRTHRLLQHYQLHSAAVNSLSFHPSGNYLITASSDSTLKILDLMEGRLLYTLHGHQGPATTVAFSRTGEYFASGGSDEQVMVWKSNFDAVDYGEILKGQPPPATLASSARSLPEVDLPAPPGRVKSAETVQNQPREPIMSMPQTLTTTLEHIVSQLDVLTQTVSILEQRLTLTEDKLKQCLQNQQLIMQRETP
- the Poc1a gene encoding POC1 centriolar protein homolog A isoform X2 codes for the protein MAAPAQEDPSLERHFKGHRDAVTCVDFSLNTKHLASSSMDSCLMVWHMKPQSRAYRFTGHKDAVTCVNFSPSGHLLASGSRDKTVRIWVPNVKGESTVFRAHTATVRSVHFCGDGQSFVTASDDKTIKVWSTHRQRFLFSLSQHINWVRCARFSPDGRLIVSASDDKTVKLWDKTSRECIYSYCEHGGFVTYVDFHPSGTCIAAAGMDNTVKLWDVRTHRLLQHYQLHSAAVNSLSFHPSGNYLITASSDSTLKILDLMEGRLLYTLHGHQGPATTVAFSRTGEYFASGGSDEQVMVWKSNFDAVDYGEILKGQPPPATLASSARSLPEVDLPAPPGRVKSAETVQNQPREPIMSMPQTLTTTLEHIVSQLDVLTQTVSILEQRLTLTEDKLKQCLQNQQLIMQRETP